One Phalacrocorax aristotelis chromosome 12, bGulAri2.1, whole genome shotgun sequence DNA window includes the following coding sequences:
- the CALHM2 gene encoding calcium homeostasis modulator protein 2 gives MAALIAENFRFLSLFFKSKDVMIFNGLVALGTVGSEELFSVVAFNCPCSPARNYIYGLAAIGVPALALFLIGVIWNNHTWNLVAECHKRGTKNFSAAATFLLFGSIMGRAAVAPVTWSVISLLRGEAYICALSEFVRPSSLDKFPAEYGAEVLARFPCKDVPENLTKFRDEVTRRLRYESQLFGWLLIGIVAVLVFLTKCLKHCCSPLSYRQEAYWAQYRSNEDKLFRRTAEVHSRILAAKNVKQFFGFVALDKEEKELVQEFPVEGVQPSPQWNAITGVYIYRENKGFPLYSRLHKWAKGVEGNGPSPEGHEMLFLAS, from the exons ATGGCTGCTCTCATTGCAGAGAACTTCCGCTTCCTCTCCTTGttcttcaaaagcaaagatgtGATGATCTTCAATGGTTTGGTGGCCCTGGGCACGGTGGGCAGCGAGGAGCTCTTCTCAGTCGTTGCCTTCAACTgcccctgctcccctgcccgCAACTACATCTATGGGCTGGCTGCCATCGGCGTCCCAGCCCTGGCCCTCTTCCTCATCGGTGTCATCTGGAACAACCACACTTGGAACTTGGTGGCTGAGTGCCACAAGCGTGGCACCAAGaacttctctgctgctgccaccttcctcctctttgGCTCCATCATGGGCCGGGCGGCTGTGGCGCCTGTCACCTGGTCAGTCATCTCACTGCTGCGTGGGGAGGCTTACATCTGCGCCCTCAGCGAGTTTGTCCGGCCATCCTCCCTGGACAAGTTCCCGGCTGAGTATGGGGCTGAGGTGCTGGCCAGGTTCCCCTGTAAAGATGTGCCAGAGAACCTCACCAAGTTCAGGGACGAGGTGACGCGGAGGCTGAGATATGAGTCCCAG cTCTTCGGCTGGCTACTCATCGGCATTGTCGCAGTCCTGGTTTTCCTCACGAAGTGCCTGAAGCACTGCTGCTCGCCGCTGAGCTACCGGCAGGAGGCTTACTGGGCCCAGTACCGCTCCAACGAGGACAAGCTCTTCCGCCGCACGGCCGAGGTCCACTCCAGGATCCTAGCAGCCAAGAACGTGAAGCAGTTCTTTGGCTTTGTGGCACTGgacaaggaagagaaggagcTGGTACAGGAGTTTCCGGTGGAGGGTGTCCAGCCGAGCCCACAGTGGAATGCCATCACGGGTGTCTACATCTACCGGGAGAACAAGGGCTTCCCCCTCTACAGCCGGCTCCACAAATGGGCCAAAGGGGTAGAAGGGAATGGGCCAAGCCCAGAAGGCCATGAAATGCTCTTTTTGGCTTCCTAA